Proteins co-encoded in one Spirosoma endbachense genomic window:
- a CDS encoding sugar phosphate isomerase/epimerase family protein yields MNNPGRRTFLKTAGASLPLIATTAQTLASAQEAIAGTKTGKSGPIRLSCNLYSFNEPLMSGQMTLEDVLTFCSELGFDAVDPTGYYFPKYPALPDDGYLYQIKRKAFRLGLDISGTGVRNDFTLPDPARRKAEVELVKKWTGAAARLGAPVIRVFSGTGKELPTGYNRQEVTTRVVDAIRECTDYAATQGVMIVLQNHADFIETADHVLDIVRRVNSEWLAVNLDIGSFKIGDPYQQIASVAPYAATWQVKEKLFVNGQEQETDLNKIMQIVREAGYKGYLPIETLGKGDPRVKVPAFYEKVKKALTAAG; encoded by the coding sequence ATGAATAACCCAGGCCGAAGAACTTTTCTTAAAACCGCCGGTGCCAGTTTACCTCTCATCGCAACAACGGCGCAAACACTAGCCTCGGCACAGGAAGCAATAGCTGGTACAAAAACGGGTAAATCAGGACCCATCCGATTAAGCTGTAATCTCTATTCGTTCAACGAACCGCTCATGAGCGGCCAGATGACACTCGAAGATGTACTGACATTTTGTTCTGAGCTTGGTTTCGACGCCGTTGATCCCACCGGGTATTACTTCCCCAAATACCCGGCGCTACCCGATGATGGTTATCTCTACCAGATCAAGCGAAAAGCGTTTCGGCTAGGGCTCGACATAAGCGGGACCGGCGTACGCAATGATTTTACGCTACCCGATCCGGCCCGCCGAAAAGCGGAGGTAGAGCTGGTCAAAAAATGGACTGGGGCGGCTGCCCGGTTGGGAGCGCCCGTTATACGCGTATTTTCGGGTACAGGAAAGGAACTCCCGACAGGATACAACCGGCAGGAAGTCACGACCAGGGTCGTCGATGCCATTCGCGAATGCACAGATTATGCCGCCACGCAGGGCGTCATGATCGTGTTACAGAATCATGCCGATTTTATTGAAACGGCTGATCATGTTTTGGATATTGTGCGCCGGGTTAATTCGGAATGGCTGGCCGTAAACCTGGACATTGGTAGCTTTAAAATCGGTGATCCTTACCAGCAGATTGCCAGCGTAGCGCCCTATGCTGCCACCTGGCAGGTCAAAGAAAAACTGTTTGTGAACGGTCAGGAACAGGAAACCGATCTGAATAAAATTATGCAAATTGTTCGCGAAGCTGGCTACAAAGGTTACCTCCCCATCGAAACGCTTGGCAAGGGCGATCCGCGCGTAAAAGTGCCTGCCTTTTACGAAAAGGTGAAGAAAGCGTTAACGGCTGCAGGCTAA
- a CDS encoding DUF4266 domain-containing protein, producing MTIRTSFKAILSASILVLGTTSCVTVKEYQKSRINDAEMELSARKSEKFEQNFYLYREGAAGANGGKSGGGCGCN from the coding sequence ATGACTATACGAACCTCATTCAAGGCTATTCTATCGGCCAGTATCCTAGTACTGGGCACGACCTCCTGCGTTACGGTCAAAGAGTACCAGAAAAGCCGTATCAACGACGCCGAAATGGAATTATCGGCGCGCAAATCCGAGAAATTCGAACAGAACTTTTATCTCTACCGCGAAGGAGCGGCCGGTGCCAATGGTGGCAAAAGTGGCGGTGGTTGTGGCTGTAATTAA
- a CDS encoding helix-turn-helix domain-containing protein → MTYYQQQLVKIREACFLKDYIYDQLIQAKQFIDLNYAQSLKLTDIAEKAFLSKYHFARLFRNAYGRTPHQYLTAIRIEKAKKLLITDSTVMDVCFAVGFNSVSSFTSLFKRITGTTPAAYQAKKAILKK, encoded by the coding sequence TTGACGTACTATCAGCAGCAATTGGTGAAAATCAGGGAAGCGTGCTTTCTTAAGGACTATATCTACGATCAGCTCATTCAGGCCAAGCAATTTATTGACCTGAACTATGCTCAATCGCTCAAACTGACCGACATAGCAGAAAAAGCCTTCCTGTCGAAATACCATTTTGCCCGGCTTTTCAGAAATGCGTACGGCCGAACACCCCATCAGTACCTAACCGCTATTCGGATTGAGAAGGCTAAAAAACTTTTGATAACAGATAGTACGGTGATGGATGTTTGCTTTGCGGTTGGTTTTAATAGTGTTAGTTCGTTTACCAGCCTGTTTAAACGAATTACCGGCACTACGCCCGCGGCTTATCAGGCAAAAAAAGCAATTTTGAAGAAGTGA
- a CDS encoding DUF4270 family protein, with translation MMRTFWYAGLLLLTGIVLFACQSGDLNVGQSVINPQELLVQSIDSVTIQTSTVLKTDSFPTSPDQNILIGQWTDAKTGRLTARGIAALDYASNSFTTQTTLRLDSLVLELGYAYTYGDTASVFNMSVYRLNRPLTPQLFYNTTPASYETKPFLQQAIIPRPVTGTRPVRMRIPADIAQAFYAKLVNGEINNSTTLEEFFPGFAFVSQSTANNTFLAFATGSTSGLRLYYHDTDINQTASNVLFPLSSLHFTQLQNDRSGTVLSSLKTRSDAVNSRQTDNTTSISWGAGLQTRIEFPFLGAFARPDQFVDLNSALLVIKPVRQSILDNAAPVLNLAIYEVNGQNDIIATVPGTSSGSTQAIAQYYLNPYTPLLDDTYTFDLTYYIGQIIKRKIPNRALLLTTYPNPQNGTPTLRELIQRVTLGNQLRQNDPMKLQLYMTSSL, from the coding sequence ATGATGCGTACTTTCTGGTACGCCGGTTTGCTGTTGCTGACCGGTATTGTACTTTTCGCCTGTCAATCAGGCGATCTTAACGTGGGGCAATCGGTCATCAACCCGCAGGAGTTGTTGGTTCAATCCATTGATTCTGTTACAATTCAGACATCAACGGTGTTGAAGACTGACTCATTCCCAACGTCTCCCGACCAAAATATTCTGATTGGGCAGTGGACTGATGCAAAAACGGGTCGGTTAACGGCACGAGGAATCGCGGCACTTGATTATGCGTCGAACTCGTTTACGACTCAAACGACATTGCGTTTAGATTCTTTAGTGCTTGAATTAGGCTATGCCTATACTTATGGTGATACTGCTTCAGTATTTAATATGAGTGTGTACCGCCTGAATCGGCCGTTGACTCCTCAACTCTTTTATAATACCACGCCTGCCAGCTACGAAACGAAGCCCTTTTTACAACAGGCAATTATACCCAGGCCGGTAACCGGTACAAGGCCCGTTCGTATGCGGATTCCAGCCGACATCGCACAGGCATTCTACGCAAAGCTGGTTAATGGAGAAATTAACAACTCAACTACATTAGAAGAGTTTTTTCCTGGCTTTGCCTTTGTGAGTCAATCAACAGCCAATAATACATTTCTGGCGTTTGCAACGGGTTCAACAAGCGGTTTACGGCTCTATTATCACGATACTGATATTAATCAGACAGCCTCGAACGTGCTGTTCCCGCTCAGCAGTCTGCACTTTACCCAATTGCAGAACGACCGGAGCGGCACAGTCTTAAGTTCGTTAAAGACCCGTTCAGATGCGGTAAACAGCCGTCAAACTGACAACACGACATCTATCTCCTGGGGAGCCGGTCTGCAAACCCGCATCGAATTTCCGTTTCTGGGTGCGTTTGCGCGCCCCGATCAGTTTGTCGACCTGAACAGTGCCTTACTGGTCATAAAACCGGTTCGACAAAGCATTCTGGATAATGCGGCTCCAGTACTAAACCTGGCTATTTATGAAGTCAACGGTCAGAATGATATTATAGCAACCGTACCGGGTACGTCATCAGGGTCAACACAAGCGATTGCGCAGTATTACCTAAATCCATATACACCGCTACTGGATGATACGTACACGTTTGATTTGACCTATTACATTGGTCAGATTATCAAGCGGAAAATTCCGAATCGTGCACTATTGCTGACCACGTATCCAAACCCACAAAACGGGACGCCTACGTTGCGGGAATTGATTCAGCGGGTAACGCTCGGTAACCAGCTACGGCAAAACGACCCGATGAAATTGCAGCTGTATATGACGTCCAGTCTATAA
- a CDS encoding VOC family protein, translated as MKIKLTSILVDDQEKALKFYTNVLGFLKKTEIPMGEHKWLTVVSAEEQDGVEVVLEPMGFEPAKVYQRALFEAGIPLTAFHVEDVQREYERLVNLGVVFSMKPTQMGPVTLAVFDDTCGNNIQLVQV; from the coding sequence ATGAAAATAAAGCTAACCAGTATATTGGTCGATGACCAGGAGAAAGCGTTAAAATTTTATACCAATGTGTTGGGCTTCCTTAAAAAGACGGAAATACCAATGGGCGAGCATAAATGGCTCACCGTTGTTTCTGCGGAGGAACAAGATGGGGTTGAAGTAGTTCTGGAACCAATGGGTTTTGAACCGGCTAAAGTATATCAGCGAGCTCTGTTCGAGGCAGGCATTCCGCTAACGGCTTTTCACGTCGAAGATGTTCAGCGAGAATATGAACGATTGGTGAATTTAGGCGTCGTCTTTAGTATGAAACCGACGCAAATGGGACCTGTTACGCTGGCTGTCTTCGATGACACCTGTGGTAATAATATTCAGTTGGTACAAGTGTAG
- a CDS encoding thioredoxin family protein, translating to MKLLLISLLTSFVITTTGWQLDFEHAKAEASQSHKLILLNFSGSDWCGPCIKLKKDVFESPAFQEFATDRLILVRADFPRLSKNQLETKQVAHNEALAEKYNRQGKFPFTLLLDANGKVLKEWDGYPQSLTPSSFMETIQSLTPSAK from the coding sequence ATGAAACTGCTACTCATATCTCTTCTAACATCATTTGTTATCACGACTACCGGCTGGCAACTCGATTTTGAGCACGCTAAAGCTGAAGCCAGCCAAAGTCATAAATTGATTCTGCTTAATTTTTCGGGCTCCGATTGGTGCGGCCCATGTATTAAGCTCAAAAAAGACGTTTTTGAATCTCCCGCTTTTCAGGAATTCGCAACGGATCGCTTAATACTCGTACGTGCCGATTTCCCCCGTCTATCGAAGAATCAGTTAGAGACCAAACAGGTTGCCCATAACGAAGCACTGGCCGAAAAATACAACCGGCAGGGTAAGTTTCCGTTTACGCTGTTGCTCGACGCCAATGGTAAAGTCCTGAAAGAATGGGATGGCTATCCGCAATCGCTGACGCCATCGTCGTTTATGGAAACCATTCAGTCCCTGACACCTTCGGCCAAATGA
- a CDS encoding Rieske (2Fe-2S) protein, with amino-acid sequence MTRYDFLKSMGFTGAALMAALTSCVHEGDSVVNALTLTPTGTVTSPVTTTTSSGTTTQPVTTTTSSSTDLSTITNRLLTIDLTSSTASALKSIGGYLAQSGIVVAQVSAGTYVAVTQTCSHEPKKAIIFNKTEFYCTQHGARFDLTGKGKNSFGSRGITVYKVATDGKTLVVYS; translated from the coding sequence ATGACTCGTTACGATTTTCTGAAATCAATGGGATTCACAGGGGCAGCGCTGATGGCAGCGCTTACGTCCTGTGTCCATGAAGGAGACTCTGTCGTTAATGCATTGACGCTTACGCCAACGGGCACCGTTACATCGCCCGTAACCACTACAACCAGCAGTGGCACCACAACACAACCGGTAACCACTACAACCAGCAGCTCAACCGACCTGAGCACAATTACCAATCGCCTGCTAACCATTGACCTGACCAGTTCGACAGCTTCGGCGCTGAAAAGCATCGGAGGTTACCTTGCGCAGAGTGGAATTGTAGTGGCCCAGGTTAGCGCAGGCACCTATGTTGCTGTCACGCAAACGTGTAGCCATGAGCCGAAGAAAGCCATTATCTTCAATAAAACAGAATTCTACTGCACCCAGCACGGCGCACGCTTTGACCTGACTGGCAAAGGCAAAAACAGCTTTGGAAGTCGGGGAATAACCGTTTATAAGGTAGCCACCGATGGCAAAACCCTTGTCGTTTACAGTTAA
- a CDS encoding bestrophin family protein gives MIIYDAKDWGEAIKHFHTSYVIQVLLRRVAYVGGYGVVVTLVDQYVVNVEVPIDGIFFSLLGILLSLLLVFRTNTAYDRFWEGRRQWGSLVNTSRNMAVLLDALLPDSDKTNRLFFARTLSNFALVLKGHLRTGVDMSELAKTDDQDPDALKQYTHIPSRIAALLMRRFQVLKQEGIVGDADLITIRLYHQAFLDITGSCERIRKTPIPFSYSFFIKLFISLYLLLLPLVLVDKYEYFIIVATILAAYALLGVEMIGDEIEDPFGLDCNDLPLNQIAQTIQRNMHEILAVPSTTSVSPKPEINFMKVN, from the coding sequence ATGATTATTTACGACGCGAAAGATTGGGGTGAGGCAATCAAGCATTTCCACACAAGTTATGTTATTCAGGTTCTTCTGCGACGAGTTGCCTACGTTGGCGGCTATGGCGTAGTTGTTACGCTGGTCGATCAATACGTGGTCAACGTTGAGGTACCCATCGACGGCATTTTCTTTTCATTATTAGGCATCCTTTTAAGCTTGCTGCTGGTTTTTCGAACGAACACCGCCTACGACCGCTTCTGGGAAGGGCGTCGCCAATGGGGTTCGCTCGTCAACACAAGTCGCAATATGGCGGTTTTGCTCGATGCGTTGCTGCCGGACAGTGACAAGACAAACCGGCTTTTCTTTGCCCGTACTTTATCCAACTTTGCCCTGGTACTCAAAGGGCATTTACGAACGGGCGTAGACATGAGTGAACTGGCAAAAACCGACGATCAGGACCCTGATGCCCTGAAACAGTACACACACATTCCGAGCCGAATTGCTGCTTTGTTGATGCGTCGGTTTCAGGTGCTGAAACAAGAAGGCATTGTCGGGGATGCAGATTTGATTACCATCCGGCTTTATCACCAGGCATTCCTTGACATAACGGGGTCGTGTGAGCGGATCAGGAAAACGCCAATTCCTTTTTCTTACAGCTTTTTTATCAAACTATTTATCAGTCTTTACCTGCTGTTGTTGCCACTGGTACTGGTCGATAAGTACGAATATTTTATCATCGTGGCCACTATCCTGGCGGCCTATGCCCTACTGGGTGTCGAAATGATCGGCGACGAAATTGAAGATCCGTTTGGCCTGGACTGTAATGATTTACCACTCAACCAGATTGCCCAAACGATCCAGCGGAATATGCACGAAATCCTGGCAGTCCCGTCAACGACCAGTGTCAGTCCCAAACCAGAAATTAACTTCATGAAAGTAAATTAA
- a CDS encoding DUF3570 domain-containing protein has product MKKICISVGLLLSLMKFGYAQSSEKPAYEKRKLKVEEINLVSSYYQQDGNNSAVTGGIGSEKLTDLAQSFDLVLKTTDRRNRQHTLAFDFNIDHYTSASSDKIDPLTVSSASRSDTHVYPSISWTVHNDENRTTKGISLAYSTEYDYKSYGINLNWAKASADNNREVSLKAGAFFDTWTVILPAELRPDGYGSGAHGDTDPVDHKPRNSYNFSLSLSQVINKRLQVLFTIEPAVQQGLLSTPFHRIYSKDGSETVERLPGSRLKLPIGLRLHYFAGDRVILRTFYRYYIDDWGMQAHTINLEAPIKLTSFVSVSPFYRFSHQTAVRYFAPYGQHALTERYFTSDYDISGFNSQFLGTGLRMAPPGGLFGISHWQSIELRYGHYIRSTGMVANNITLLAKLK; this is encoded by the coding sequence ATGAAAAAGATTTGTATTTCTGTTGGATTACTGCTCAGTCTGATGAAGTTTGGCTATGCCCAATCCAGTGAAAAACCGGCTTACGAAAAGCGAAAACTTAAGGTTGAAGAAATTAATCTGGTATCAAGCTATTACCAGCAGGACGGTAATAATTCGGCAGTTACCGGCGGCATTGGATCTGAAAAGCTAACCGATCTGGCCCAGTCATTCGATCTGGTGTTGAAAACCACAGATCGCCGAAACCGGCAACATACGCTTGCCTTCGATTTTAACATTGATCACTACACATCAGCCTCTTCCGACAAGATCGATCCGTTAACCGTTTCGTCGGCCTCCCGAAGCGATACCCATGTTTACCCGTCCATATCCTGGACTGTCCATAACGACGAGAATCGAACGACAAAAGGGATTTCACTGGCCTATTCAACGGAATACGATTACAAATCCTATGGTATAAACCTGAACTGGGCTAAAGCCTCAGCGGATAACAACCGCGAAGTAAGTCTGAAAGCAGGCGCGTTTTTTGATACTTGGACGGTGATTCTGCCAGCCGAGCTCCGGCCGGATGGCTACGGTTCCGGCGCACATGGCGACACCGATCCTGTTGATCATAAGCCCCGAAATTCGTACAACTTTAGCCTGTCGCTATCACAGGTGATCAATAAGCGTTTACAAGTGCTGTTTACCATCGAACCGGCAGTTCAGCAGGGTTTGTTGAGCACTCCGTTTCATCGCATTTACTCTAAAGATGGCTCCGAAACCGTGGAGCGATTGCCCGGCTCCCGGCTAAAGTTACCCATTGGCCTGCGGCTCCATTATTTTGCCGGAGACCGGGTTATTCTGCGAACGTTCTACCGCTATTATATCGACGACTGGGGAATGCAGGCCCATACCATCAATCTGGAGGCCCCTATCAAGCTAACCTCGTTCGTATCGGTCAGCCCATTTTATCGCTTTAGCCACCAGACAGCCGTGCGGTATTTTGCTCCGTATGGCCAGCATGCGCTAACAGAACGCTATTTTACCAGCGACTATGATATCTCGGGATTTAACAGCCAATTTCTGGGTACAGGGCTACGAATGGCCCCTCCTGGAGGTCTGTTTGGTATTAGTCACTGGCAGAGCATTGAATTACGGTATGGGCATTACATCCGAAGTACCGGTATGGTGGCTAACAACATTACCTTATTAGCAAAATTGAAGTAA
- a CDS encoding FAD:protein FMN transferase, with amino-acid sequence MKSDMRIHQRVQRLMGNRFEISVVGEDAAWANARIDEAIQEISRIEALLTTYNELSQTNQINANAGIRPVQVDAEVFALIQRSLRLSELTQGAFDITYGSIDKRLWNFDTTLTSLPDPKTARRLVRLIDYRNVQLNAAVRSVFLKEKGMRIGFGGIGKGYAAERAKQLLRERGVESGIVNAAGDLTTWGNQPTGNPWTIGIADPDSHLLAGTRQAFSYLTISNAAVATSGTYEKYALIGGKRYSHTIDPKTGYPVSGIKSVTIIAPNAELADALATPVMVMGVRVGLDLINQMKNIACVIIDDTDVIYTSKTIRLHSPDMVS; translated from the coding sequence ATGAAATCGGACATGCGTATCCACCAACGAGTCCAGCGGCTGATGGGCAATCGCTTCGAAATCAGCGTCGTTGGCGAGGATGCAGCCTGGGCCAACGCTCGAATCGATGAAGCCATTCAGGAAATCAGTCGAATTGAGGCATTGCTGACTACCTATAACGAGCTCAGTCAGACCAATCAGATCAATGCGAATGCAGGCATCAGACCCGTTCAGGTCGATGCAGAAGTATTTGCGCTGATTCAGCGCTCGCTACGGCTGTCGGAGCTAACGCAGGGCGCATTTGATATTACCTACGGGTCGATTGATAAACGGCTCTGGAATTTTGACACCACGCTGACATCCTTGCCAGACCCCAAAACGGCCCGGCGGCTGGTAAGGCTCATCGACTATCGGAACGTACAACTTAATGCGGCTGTGCGTAGTGTATTCCTGAAAGAAAAAGGAATGCGGATTGGTTTCGGTGGTATTGGCAAAGGATATGCTGCCGAACGGGCTAAACAGCTCCTGCGTGAGCGCGGGGTCGAAAGTGGTATCGTAAACGCAGCGGGTGATCTGACAACCTGGGGAAACCAGCCAACTGGCAATCCCTGGACGATCGGTATCGCGGATCCGGATTCGCACCTTCTGGCCGGAACCAGACAGGCATTTTCTTATCTGACCATCAGCAATGCGGCTGTAGCCACTTCAGGCACTTACGAAAAGTATGCGCTAATTGGCGGGAAACGGTATTCGCACACAATAGATCCCAAAACCGGCTACCCAGTATCGGGAATCAAAAGCGTGACGATCATTGCGCCAAATGCTGAACTGGCCGATGCGCTCGCTACCCCTGTTATGGTAATGGGTGTTCGGGTAGGGCTCGATTTGATCAATCAGATGAAAAATATTGCCTGCGTCATTATCGACGATACCGATGTGATTTACACCTCAAAAACTATTCGATTGCATTCACCAGACATGGTCAGCTAA
- a CDS encoding gliding motility-associated C-terminal domain-containing protein, which produces MRTSTFRIILSLMALGYSFTARATHQVGGQLEMRALGDVPGHYRIIVTNYLEDGTPGIARQANTGNLGVFRKRDNMLMLTFTVRETAARQPIIFSNEYCAELRNLRFVVLTYEADIQLTPSAYSDAGGYYISYQTRNRNAGINNINDPSQTGFTFYLEFPALQQNGKVFDNSSPRFAPINGEYICLGDPFTFPFGATDPDSDDLRYSLVTPLNQKGTGNTQNAVSPAPYPDVNWLSGFNANNAIPGSPTLSINEQTGQLSVTATQLGLFVFAVKVEEYRNGTKIGEVRRDFQFLVIDCPPTTTPDPAVQIKNQALGIRNATICRGDSAVIQATANSNWNYQWRRDGINLANATGTSITVRDAGEYTLVVSQKAACSKTGNSESVIITVAGADGKLSPTGHLCATTGSVRMQVVGSTDVTYQWYQNGQSLSGQTTDSMTISQPGKYWTVLTLQPLGCISRTDTLSIERSPAVQAVIQSATGSHRLCPQESLALVGSGGVSYSWQKDGQILTGTTDPNYKAIAAGIYSLTATDTYGCTGVSANFVVEQIPPITVKLDTIPDMCGTNVPVVTLQGSPPGGEYNGPGVTEAAFDARTAGVGEHVVTYTVKAAPECTGIVASRTAIVAPIPTIQLIDSLITYKGNTFNLNPVYTGNPNQFQWVSSTYLDNDTTANPTITAIQDDITYTIDVKNKSGCEVKDTIHITVYERVYVPDAFTPNGDGMNDFLRLPGIEAFPDAVVTIFNRWGEVVYLSRNGYATPFDGMFNGSELPTGVYPYSLRPIPGKPPIQGRLVLIRDHP; this is translated from the coding sequence ATGCGTACATCTACTTTCCGGATTATACTTAGTCTTATGGCATTGGGGTATTCATTTACCGCAAGGGCTACTCATCAGGTGGGTGGACAGCTGGAAATGCGGGCCCTTGGCGATGTACCTGGCCACTACCGAATCATTGTAACGAACTATCTCGAAGATGGCACTCCCGGCATAGCCCGGCAGGCCAATACGGGCAATCTGGGTGTTTTCCGGAAGCGGGATAATATGCTGATGCTAACCTTTACCGTTCGCGAAACGGCAGCGCGCCAGCCCATTATATTCAGCAATGAATACTGCGCCGAATTGCGTAACCTGAGATTTGTGGTGCTTACCTACGAGGCCGATATTCAACTTACACCTTCTGCTTATTCTGACGCGGGCGGGTATTATATTTCGTATCAAACCCGCAATCGTAATGCGGGTATCAATAACATTAATGATCCATCACAAACTGGTTTTACCTTTTATCTGGAATTCCCGGCGTTACAGCAGAACGGGAAAGTCTTCGATAACTCTTCACCCCGATTTGCACCCATCAATGGCGAATACATCTGCCTCGGCGACCCCTTTACATTTCCCTTTGGAGCAACCGATCCCGATAGCGACGACCTCCGCTACTCGCTCGTCACACCGCTCAATCAGAAAGGAACCGGAAATACCCAGAATGCCGTTTCGCCAGCGCCCTACCCCGACGTAAACTGGCTATCGGGTTTCAATGCCAATAATGCCATACCGGGCAGCCCGACGTTATCTATTAATGAACAAACCGGGCAACTTTCGGTAACGGCTACTCAATTGGGATTGTTTGTGTTTGCCGTAAAAGTTGAAGAGTACCGAAACGGCACAAAAATTGGTGAGGTCCGGCGGGATTTTCAATTCCTGGTTATCGATTGCCCGCCTACCACAACACCCGATCCGGCCGTTCAGATCAAAAACCAAGCCCTGGGAATCCGTAATGCGACCATCTGTCGGGGCGATTCGGCGGTAATTCAGGCCACCGCCAATTCAAACTGGAACTATCAATGGCGCCGGGATGGAATTAATCTGGCCAATGCAACCGGCACATCGATAACGGTGCGGGACGCAGGCGAATATACCCTTGTTGTTTCGCAGAAAGCAGCCTGTAGCAAAACGGGAAATTCAGAGAGCGTAATCATCACCGTGGCTGGAGCCGATGGCAAACTAAGCCCAACCGGGCACTTATGCGCTACGACTGGCTCAGTTCGAATGCAGGTTGTGGGAAGCACGGATGTTACGTACCAATGGTATCAAAATGGACAATCTCTTTCTGGCCAAACTACCGACTCCATGACAATCAGTCAGCCCGGTAAATACTGGACCGTGCTGACACTGCAACCATTAGGATGTATTTCACGCACCGATACGCTTTCGATTGAGCGCTCACCGGCGGTGCAGGCTGTCATCCAATCGGCAACCGGCTCCCACCGGCTCTGCCCGCAGGAATCTCTGGCCTTGGTTGGCAGTGGCGGTGTGAGTTACAGCTGGCAAAAAGACGGGCAGATTCTTACGGGTACAACCGACCCAAATTATAAAGCAATAGCCGCTGGCATTTATAGCCTCACGGCAACGGACACCTACGGCTGCACAGGCGTATCGGCCAACTTTGTGGTTGAACAAATTCCGCCTATAACCGTCAAGCTGGATACGATTCCGGATATGTGCGGCACCAATGTACCTGTAGTTACGCTACAGGGTAGCCCACCAGGGGGAGAATATAACGGGCCAGGGGTAACCGAAGCCGCATTTGATGCCCGAACGGCTGGCGTTGGTGAACATGTCGTAACCTACACCGTCAAAGCAGCGCCTGAATGTACCGGTATTGTAGCCAGCCGCACGGCTATTGTAGCACCCATACCAACGATCCAGCTCATCGACTCGCTGATTACCTACAAAGGGAATACATTCAATCTCAACCCGGTTTACACGGGAAATCCAAACCAGTTTCAATGGGTTTCTTCTACCTATCTGGATAACGATACCACTGCCAATCCGACCATAACCGCTATTCAGGATGATATAACATATACAATCGATGTCAAAAACAAGAGTGGCTGCGAGGTAAAAGACACCATTCATATCACCGTCTATGAACGTGTTTACGTACCCGATGCCTTCACGCCCAACGGCGATGGTATGAACGATTTTTTACGCTTACCCGGTATTGAAGCTTTTCCTGATGCTGTAGTAACCATTTTCAACCGCTGGGGCGAGGTGGTCTATTTATCCAGAAATGGCTATGCGACACCATTCGACGGTATGTTTAATGGCAGTGAATTGCCAACGGGTGTTTATCCATACAGTCTGCGCCCCATTCCCGGTAAGCCGCCGATTCAGGGCCGATTGGTCCTTATCCGGGATCATCCCTGA